GAACATTCCCTGGAAAAAGAAAGGCATCAGGGTGAAATACGTCGTGAGTAACGGGAAACAGGCATTGGCGGCAATGAATGAGCACCCTGTTGATATTATAATTACAGACATTAAAATGGACATTATGGACGGGCTTGAGCTTACAAAACATGTGAAAAGCAAATGGCCAAGCACCAAAATAATCATGATAAGCGCGTACCCTGACTTTTCATATGCACAGGAAGCAGTCAATATGGGAGTGTCCGCATATATCCTGAAACCTATTAAAGAGGAGGAACTTATAGAAAAAATATCCAGGGTTATCGAAACGATTGAAAGCGAAAGGTTGAATATAAGCAAGGCACTTGAATTTGATAGGTTTAATGTTTCAGACCTCCTGAAAGAATATATTACAGGCAGTAGGCCAAATGATGCGAATATATTGGATAAACTGTGCAAAAAGGGTATTGACCTTTTAAAAGGCAAATCAATTGTTTTTACTGTTAAAGTTCTAAGGAAACACGATTTACAAAAGAAAGTCTACCAGGATATATTTAACATGGGCAAGAATTTTGCTTCATTTATTCATGGTAGTTTAACTATTGGCGTTTATACGCATGCCGGAGAAATGTCCCAATATGATTTTAATAAGTATCTTTTAAGATTAAAAGATGAGTTTAAAGGCTTGGACCTGCGAATATGCACGGGTTCAATGGCAAAAAAGCCAGAGGAGTTGAGAAAATCTTATCAAGATTCTCTAAAAGTTTATAATTATGCTTTTTTATGCAATTTAAAAGGGATAATTTCTTATGATAAGGTTAAAGATAAGATAAGCAGGCATGAAAACGGTGTATTTTTTGATTTTAATGAAGTAAGAAATATAATAAACAGTTACGGGGAAATAGACATTGCCCGGTATATCGATAGCATATTAGAAATGCATAAACGTTCAAATACGGATAGGTACTTGATTGAGAGCCAGTGTGTAAGTATGCTGGTTGAAATATCAAGATACGTGTCCGAAAGAGGTATATTGCCAGAAAGTATATTTGAAAAATGTGGGCCTATTTCCAGTATGAAAGACATGGAATTTCTTGAAGACATAAGTAACTATATAAAAAATGTTCTATATTCCGTTATACATGAAGTGAAAAAAAGGAATACCAAAAAAATACGCCCAATAGTAAAAAGGGCTATTGATTATGCCTGCAAGAATATTGACATGAAAGACATTACCATTAAAAGCATTGCAGAAAAAATTGGCGTGAGCTATGTTTACCTGAGCAAGGCTTTCAAGCAGGATGTGGGGGTAAATTTCACCGAATATTTAAACAGGTACAGGGTAGGGATTTCCAAGAAGTATCTCGTGGAAACTGATATGAAAATATATGAGATAAGTGATATTGTAGGCTTGGAACCAAAAAATTACTACATCTTGTTCAAGAAATACGAAAGTATCACACCAATGGAATATCGCAAAATGTATGGATAAATTAAAAACGGGAATGGTGAAAATGCATCTGTCGATAAAATATAAGATATTCTTGATATTTTTTTCCATTTTTCTATTATTTGCCCTTTGTGTCATGTACTTTGTGCAGAGCATCATGACAGGAGAACTTGAGGAAAAAATGACGGAACTGAACATGCAGAATACCGAGCTTGTTATCAAGGATATAGATAATTACCTTGAACAGATGAGGAGTGTCTATTACAATATTTTGACCGACAAGGAACTATGGATTGAAATTGAGGCTATAGATGAAAAACAGAAATATAATAGGTATAATTACACATTAAACAAGTTAAGGACCCTTACCAGCAGTTATAAAAGTATATATTCCATTTACCTGTATGACATAAATGATAATGTTTTTATAAGCAGTGATCAGGGAATAGAAATCTTATTATGTGATGATTGGATTGGGGAAGCCCAAAAAGATAATGGAAGAATAAAACTAACATATATTCGGGATAATAACCAGCCAATAAATACCTTGATGGCATACACAGGGACAATGAAGAAGGATTTATTTGAAAAAGATATTGCGTACGTATCGGTAAATGCTCTTGGTGAATACATGAAACAGATGGTATACCCGGAAAATTTAAGTGAAAATACGTTGCAGTTTGTCCTGGATCATCAAGACAACGTGGTTTTTGGGGATGATATTGACGACTTTAATTTTATTATTGGCAATATTACGGGCAAAATAGGAAGTTTTGAAAATACATATAATGGAATTGAATACCTGCTGATATACGGTGTTTCCCAGGATAATAACTGGAAATATATACAAATGCTTCCTAAAAAAGAAGTGTTTTCACCAGTCATAAAGGTAAGAAATGTTGTATATATTATATTCGTGGTATTTATCCTTATAGGCATGATATGTTCATACCTGACTGCCAAGCTTTTCTCGGGGCCGATTAATAAACTTGTGAAAATAATGGAGGAATACAGGAAGAACGAAGGTGACTTACAGGTTGTCAAAGCGCAAAGAGGAGATGAATTCAGGTACCTCTATGAAAGTTTCAACAATATGGTGTACAGGGTTGACCGCCTTATAGATGAAGTATACAAAGCGAATCTTTATAAAAAGGAACTGGAACTGCGCAACATCCATGAGAGCATCAATCCGCATTTTATCTACAACGTCCTGGATTCAATTATCTGGATAATGAGATTGAAAAAGTATAAAAAAGGCATAACCCTGCTTGAAACCTTTTCAACATACTTGAGAAATATCCTTCACAGGAACAGGGAGTTTGTGTCTATAAGAGAAACAGAACAAGAGCTTATTACGTATTGTGAGCTCCAAAAGTTTTTTTTCAATGATATAATAAATTATGAAATAAATTTCAGTGAAGAAATAAAGGATTATGCAATTATGACGCTTCTTCTTCAACCAGTCATAGAGAACATATATATCCATGCGTTTAAGAACCTTAAAAAGCCAGGGGAAATTAAAATCATGGGAAGCCTTGAAGGGGAGAAGATAGTATTCCGGATAAAGGACAACGGCATTGGAATGTCCCGGGATAAGATAATGAAAATCAAGAAGAACATGAAGGAATTCAAAATAGAGGAAGACAGCCGTTATTTCGGCCTTGGAAGCGTATACCAAAGGATCAGGCTTGTATACGGGGAAGAATGTGGTGTTGATATATCAAGCGAACCGGGAAAGGGAACGCTGGTTACAATAGTTATTCCTGCAAAAGAAAAAATTGATAGGGGAATATAGAATTTGGTTTAATATTATGACTAAATGTTTAATTTGTAGATTTTTTTTTAGAAACTTCTCTGGTAGTATTATAAATGTACCGTAATTAAGCAAAGTTTTTATTTTTTCCTGTGGGAGGAATTCGCTTGGAATTACCGGTTAAGAGAAGTTTCCATTTTGAAGATAAAATAAAAAACCCTATCCTGAAGAAAATATACAAGCAAAGGCACCTGTTTTTAATGCTAATAATTCCTTTATGTATATATATTCTATTCGATTATGTGCCTTTAACAAAAATATACTGGGCTTTTACCAATTACGGCGAGGTACGTTTAGATAAGGTTGAATTTATAGGGCTTGCCAATTTCAAGAGACTTTTCGGCACGCAGTCCTTTTTACGGGCGTTAAAGAATACGGTCATTATAAGCTTATACAAGATTTTATATGGCTTTCCAATACCGATCATAATTGCGATACTTTTAAATGAGATAAGAAATAAGGCATATAAAAGGACAGTACAGACGATTATATATTTCCCGCATTTTCTTTCCTGGGTGGTAATTGGAAGCATATTTTACATGCTCCTTGCGCCACAAAACAGCATAAACGCCCAAATAGCATATCTTCTTGGCAAAGAGCCGATATACTGGTTCGCAAGCAGGAAATATATACGCAGCCTGCTTGTTGTTTCTGATATCTGGCAGGGAGCGGGGTATGGAGCAATTGTTTATTTAGCAGCAATATCAGGAATAGATATTAATTTATATGAAGCAGCAATTGTCGACGGCGCGAGCAAGTTCAGGCAAATATGGCATATAACGCTCCCCAGCATACGTTCAACAATCGTTATCATGCTGATATTCAGGCTTGGGAGAATACTAAACGTGTTCCAGCAAGTTCTTGTTATGGTAAAACCGATAGTGTATGAGATGGGGGATGTAATACAGACATATGCCTACCGGACGGGTATAAGCGAAATGAAAATAGGGTACGGGATGACCGTGAGTATTTTCAAGGCTGTTGTCAGCCTGGTTCTCGTGCTTGTTGCAAACAAGACGGCTAAATACTTTGATGAAGAAGCGATATTTTGAGGTTGAGGAAGGTGGCAGTGCTTTGAATAACAAAATTATAAAAACCAGTACCGGTGAGAAAATATTCGTGATATATTCATATGTTTCAATGGGCTTATATGCTCTTTCGGTTCTTACACCATTGCTGTACATTCTACAGTTAACTCTTTCGGGAATTGAGGACGCATCTTTTCGCCTGCTGCCGAAAAACTTTACAGTAAACAATTATATTTATGTTTTTAAAAACAAACTCATACAGAGGCCATTTATGAATTCGGTCTACCTTACTAGTGTAAGTGTTCTTATATCAATGCTCACCACGGTAATGTTTGCCTACCCTTTGTCGAGGAAAGAACTGGTAGCAAGGAAATTTTTGAATTTCCTGGTGGTGTTTCCAATGGTATTCAGTATCGGTTACCTTGCCAGGTATCTTGTCGTGAGGGATTTGGGACTGCTTAATACGTATTCTGCCGTAATACTTACCGGTGCAATCAGTTCTTTCAATCTTATTATAATGAGAAACTTCTTCCAGTCAATACCTGATTCGTTGATAGAAAGCGCAAGAATTGATGGCTGTTCTGAGGTAGGGATCTTGGCCAGAATAGTAATACCGCTGTCGACTGCCGCGGTCGCCTCAGTTACCTTGTTCTACCTGGTGGACATATGGAATGAGTATTTTAATATTATACTATATATTAATGACCGGAAGAAACATACGCTGCAGGTTATACTGC
This is a stretch of genomic DNA from Bacillota bacterium. It encodes these proteins:
- a CDS encoding response regulator, with amino-acid sequence MYDLMIVDDHKWTREGLTRNIPWKKKGIRVKYVVSNGKQALAAMNEHPVDIIITDIKMDIMDGLELTKHVKSKWPSTKIIMISAYPDFSYAQEAVNMGVSAYILKPIKEEELIEKISRVIETIESERLNISKALEFDRFNVSDLLKEYITGSRPNDANILDKLCKKGIDLLKGKSIVFTVKVLRKHDLQKKVYQDIFNMGKNFASFIHGSLTIGVYTHAGEMSQYDFNKYLLRLKDEFKGLDLRICTGSMAKKPEELRKSYQDSLKVYNYAFLCNLKGIISYDKVKDKISRHENGVFFDFNEVRNIINSYGEIDIARYIDSILEMHKRSNTDRYLIESQCVSMLVEISRYVSERGILPESIFEKCGPISSMKDMEFLEDISNYIKNVLYSVIHEVKKRNTKKIRPIVKRAIDYACKNIDMKDITIKSIAEKIGVSYVYLSKAFKQDVGVNFTEYLNRYRVGISKKYLVETDMKIYEISDIVGLEPKNYYILFKKYESITPMEYRKMYG
- a CDS encoding histidine kinase, whose amino-acid sequence is MDKLKTGMVKMHLSIKYKIFLIFFSIFLLFALCVMYFVQSIMTGELEEKMTELNMQNTELVIKDIDNYLEQMRSVYYNILTDKELWIEIEAIDEKQKYNRYNYTLNKLRTLTSSYKSIYSIYLYDINDNVFISSDQGIEILLCDDWIGEAQKDNGRIKLTYIRDNNQPINTLMAYTGTMKKDLFEKDIAYVSVNALGEYMKQMVYPENLSENTLQFVLDHQDNVVFGDDIDDFNFIIGNITGKIGSFENTYNGIEYLLIYGVSQDNNWKYIQMLPKKEVFSPVIKVRNVVYIIFVVFILIGMICSYLTAKLFSGPINKLVKIMEEYRKNEGDLQVVKAQRGDEFRYLYESFNNMVYRVDRLIDEVYKANLYKKELELRNIHESINPHFIYNVLDSIIWIMRLKKYKKGITLLETFSTYLRNILHRNREFVSIRETEQELITYCELQKFFFNDIINYEINFSEEIKDYAIMTLLLQPVIENIYIHAFKNLKKPGEIKIMGSLEGEKIVFRIKDNGIGMSRDKIMKIKKNMKEFKIEEDSRYFGLGSVYQRIRLVYGEECGVDISSEPGKGTLVTIVIPAKEKIDRGI
- a CDS encoding sugar ABC transporter permease, translating into MELPVKRSFHFEDKIKNPILKKIYKQRHLFLMLIIPLCIYILFDYVPLTKIYWAFTNYGEVRLDKVEFIGLANFKRLFGTQSFLRALKNTVIISLYKILYGFPIPIIIAILLNEIRNKAYKRTVQTIIYFPHFLSWVVIGSIFYMLLAPQNSINAQIAYLLGKEPIYWFASRKYIRSLLVVSDIWQGAGYGAIVYLAAISGIDINLYEAAIVDGASKFRQIWHITLPSIRSTIVIMLIFRLGRILNVFQQVLVMVKPIVYEMGDVIQTYAYRTGISEMKIGYGMTVSIFKAVVSLVLVLVANKTAKYFDEEAIF
- a CDS encoding carbohydrate ABC transporter permease yields the protein MNNKIIKTSTGEKIFVIYSYVSMGLYALSVLTPLLYILQLTLSGIEDASFRLLPKNFTVNNYIYVFKNKLIQRPFMNSVYLTSVSVLISMLTTVMFAYPLSRKELVARKFLNFLVVFPMVFSIGYLARYLVVRDLGLLNTYSAVILTGAISSFNLIIMRNFFQSIPDSLIESARIDGCSEVGILARIVIPLSTAAVASVTLFYLVDIWNEYFNIILYINDRKKHTLQVILHSLVMDDSATSSATVLEGMPLLNLQYTTIIIAIIPIMLVYPYLQKYFTKGILLGSIKG